From Pseudomonadota bacterium, a single genomic window includes:
- a CDS encoding PAS domain S-box protein, whose protein sequence is MRQFFEKINSNIFIFILSLAASLAIFGIIIYFSVKYFAQPIKEIINGTEIIGKGDLTYRIKVQPKDELSLLTNSFNMMAEELQKTTVSKAYADNIMSTMIDALIVIDPDMNIKTVNKGTIDLLGYSEKELSGNNIGMMFGSGYIDSLEGVRMIRLIEKGEARNYETLLQTRDGRRIPVLMNSSPMKDNDENIDCFVCTIRDIEDRKLAEDALRNAEEKYRKIFEGALEGIFQAKLDGSLISANPAFARVLGYDSEEELMNIVTDIWEQFYPDPTELHLFSRNILEKGEVRNKEIQIRQKKGNLIWLSMNAQIVRDKTGKPLYCEGVLEDIDNRKRLEAELHQAQKMEAIGTLAGGIAHDFNNLLMGIQGCASLILLNKDPSHPEYSKLKSIEQQVQSGATLTKQLLGFARSGRYEIKPVKLNEILERTSVMFNRTRKEIMIEKKFRKDLWVVEADQGQIEQVFINLYVNAWQAMPGGGTIYLETENIIIDEHSVASFSIKPGNYVKITIADTGIGMDEKTRQRIFEPFFTTKEMGRGTGLGLATVYGIVRGHGGIINVYSSKGYGTTFNIFLPATAETIVEEKVIAQQILNGSETVLLIDDEEIIIDVSRQMLETLGYRVIVARSGREAVDIYKKQNAFIDVVILDIVMPEMNGGEISDALKAINSKVKIILSSGYSMNDLAIKILKHGCHSFIQKPFSIDQLSQKLRKVLDS, encoded by the coding sequence TTGAGACAGTTTTTTGAAAAAATAAACAGTAATATTTTTATATTCATATTATCATTAGCAGCTTCTCTGGCAATCTTTGGCATAATCATTTATTTTTCAGTTAAATATTTTGCTCAGCCAATTAAGGAGATAATTAATGGGACAGAAATAATAGGAAAAGGCGACCTAACATACAGGATAAAGGTTCAACCGAAAGATGAACTGAGTCTGCTTACAAATTCATTCAATATGATGGCTGAAGAGCTTCAAAAAACGACCGTCTCGAAAGCATATGCAGATAATATCATGAGTACAATGATCGATGCCTTGATTGTAATTGACCCTGATATGAATATAAAAACAGTAAATAAAGGAACAATCGATCTGTTGGGATATAGCGAAAAAGAACTTTCCGGAAACAACATCGGAATGATGTTTGGATCTGGATATATTGATTCTCTTGAAGGCGTAAGAATGATAAGGCTCATCGAAAAAGGTGAAGCAAGAAATTATGAAACACTTCTCCAGACAAGGGATGGCAGGCGCATACCTGTACTAATGAATAGCTCTCCAATGAAAGATAATGATGAAAATATAGACTGTTTTGTATGCACAATAAGGGATATTGAAGACCGGAAACTTGCCGAAGATGCGCTTAGAAATGCAGAAGAAAAATACAGGAAGATATTCGAAGGCGCCCTGGAAGGTATATTCCAGGCTAAGCTCGATGGAAGTTTGATAAGCGCAAACCCTGCATTTGCGCGCGTGCTTGGTTATGATTCCGAGGAAGAGCTTATGAATATTGTTACAGACATCTGGGAACAGTTTTATCCGGACCCGACAGAACTTCATTTGTTTTCCCGGAATATTCTTGAGAAAGGAGAAGTTAGAAATAAGGAAATTCAAATCCGCCAAAAAAAAGGAAATTTAATATGGTTATCTATGAATGCTCAAATAGTGCGGGATAAGACGGGCAAGCCATTATACTGTGAAGGAGTACTGGAAGACATAGACAACCGGAAAAGGCTTGAAGCCGAACTCCACCAGGCCCAGAAAATGGAAGCCATTGGTACGCTTGCAGGTGGTATAGCCCATGATTTCAACAACCTTCTCATGGGTATTCAGGGGTGTGCATCTCTAATTCTTCTTAATAAAGATCCCTCTCACCCCGAATATAGTAAATTAAAAAGTATTGAGCAACAGGTGCAGAGCGGTGCAACGCTTACGAAACAACTGTTGGGATTTGCAAGAAGCGGGAGATATGAGATTAAACCGGTTAAACTAAACGAAATACTGGAAAGAACTTCCGTCATGTTCAATAGAACACGAAAAGAGATTATGATCGAGAAAAAATTTCGCAAAGATCTTTGGGTTGTGGAAGCTGATCAAGGACAAATTGAACAAGTATTTATCAATCTTTATGTTAATGCGTGGCAGGCAATGCCCGGAGGCGGCACAATATATCTTGAAACAGAAAACATAATCATCGACGAGCATTCTGTAGCATCTTTTTCCATAAAACCCGGGAATTATGTAAAGATAACTATTGCCGATACAGGCATCGGTATGGACGAAAAAACAAGGCAACGCATATTTGAGCCCTTTTTTACAACCAAGGAAATGGGTCGGGGAACTGGGTTGGGCCTTGCAACAGTTTACGGCATAGTCAGAGGTCACGGTGGTATTATCAATGTATATAGCAGTAAAGGGTATGGTACTACATTTAATATCTTTTTACCGGCAACAGCAGAGACCATTGTAGAAGAAAAGGTTATCGCACAGCAAATTTTAAATGGAAGCGAAACAGTTCTCCTAATTGATGATGAAGAAATAATAATTGATGTAAGCAGGCAGATGCTCGAAACGCTTGGATATAGAGTGATTGTTGCAAGGAGCGGACGGGAGGCTGTAGATATTTATAAAAAACAGAATGCATTTATAGATGTTGTTATCCTGGACATTGTTATGCCGGAAATGAACGGCGGGGAGATATCCGATGCCCTGAAGGCAATAAATTCAAAAGTAAAGATTATATTGTCAAGTGGTTATAGCATGAACGATTTAGCGATAAAAATATTAAAACATGGTTGTCATTCCTTTATTCAGAAACCCTTCAGCATTGATCAGCTGTCGCAAAAGCTCAGAAAAGTTCTGGATAGTTGA
- a CDS encoding potassium channel protein, translated as MNNIPKKLQHIIIAIVLIIIIGTVGFKIAGGKNTTFLDALYMTVITISTVGYGDVIGLDDKPLGKLFAIIFIFLGAGTVAYLLTALAAYIIEGELKRVFRRKKMDKRIEKMKNHYIVCGMGMVGMYIVHELYNTRRHLVAIDMDETRLDYLKIHNMNVDMIIGDATENEVLEKAMIKKAKGLFAASTSDNDNIVIVLTAKQLNPDLTIISRCTDTKNVDKLKKAGADTVVALNYIGGLRMASEMVRPHVTSFLDKMLRDKESHLRVEEVHIPKHSPYAGKSLEEIDFRSMGNILLIAVRKSDGDWVYNPHPKSIIEKEMSFIVLATVEEREILQSLVSEEV; from the coding sequence ATGAATAATATACCCAAAAAACTTCAGCATATTATCATAGCGATAGTACTTATTATAATTATAGGAACAGTCGGTTTCAAGATAGCAGGCGGTAAAAATACAACCTTTCTTGATGCCCTGTATATGACTGTAATCACAATATCTACGGTAGGATACGGAGATGTAATCGGGCTCGACGACAAACCTCTCGGTAAGTTATTCGCAATTATATTCATATTTTTAGGTGCCGGTACAGTAGCCTACCTCTTAACAGCACTCGCTGCATATATCATAGAAGGCGAACTGAAAAGGGTTTTCAGGAGGAAAAAGATGGATAAAAGGATAGAAAAGATGAAAAACCACTATATAGTATGCGGTATGGGTATGGTGGGGATGTATATTGTGCATGAGCTCTATAATACAAGAAGACATCTGGTTGCAATAGACATGGATGAGACAAGGCTGGATTACTTAAAAATCCATAATATGAATGTTGATATGATTATTGGGGATGCAACGGAAAATGAAGTTCTTGAAAAAGCAATGATTAAAAAAGCTAAGGGACTTTTTGCCGCCTCAACCTCTGATAATGATAATATTGTTATTGTCCTTACAGCAAAACAACTGAACCCGGATTTAACAATTATCTCGCGCTGTACAGATACGAAAAATGTGGACAAGTTAAAAAAGGCCGGCGCCGATACAGTTGTTGCTCTTAATTATATAGGCGGATTGAGAATGGCCTCTGAAATGGTCAGGCCACATGTCACATCTTTTCTCGACAAGATGTTGAGGGACAAAGAATCGCATTTAAGGGTCGAAGAAGTACATATACCGAAACATTCGCCTTATGCAGGGAAATCTTTGGAAGAGATAGACTTCAGGAGCATGGGGAATATACTGCTTATCGCTGTGAGAAAATCCGACGGTGATTGGGTTTATAACCCTCATCCGAAAAGCATTATTGAAAAGGAAATGAGTTTCATTGTATTGGCCACAGTCGAAGAAAGGGAGATTCTTCAGTCCCTTGTATCAGAAGAAGTCTAA
- a CDS encoding radical SAM protein: MILINPPIVKPSEPPAGIAKLSGALHAANIRHYILDANIEGIYYLLNNAPKPVDTWTRRASRHLSRNLEALKNRDIYRNIDRYKRAIMDVNRILESAAAGTGSRLSLADYYHAGLSPVKSSDLIYVAEHPEESPFYPYFSVRLSEFVKGEGITTAGFSLNYLSQALTAFAMIGFLKREFPRVKVIIGGGLITSWMRNTGWKNPFGGLLDHCVSGPGEIPLLEILGKKISKKSNYRPSYDLMPVKDYLSPGFILPFSSSTGCYWGKCTFCPEKAEGNRYSQIRPDSVIDDLSYLIDRHGPVLIHLTDNAISPVMMKKIVERPPGVPWYGFVRVAEYLADPYFCRALKNSGCVMLKLGLESGDQRVLDFMNKGCDVKTASKVLKTIKEAGISTYIYLLFGTPSETIDEARNTLDFVVNHSDFIDFMNLAVFNLPVNSSEARKVNTVDFYEGDLSLYTDFRHPAGWGRRQVRDFLDKEFKRDPAVQSIIHRQPQFFTSNHAPFFMMDQKNH, encoded by the coding sequence GTGATTTTAATAAATCCGCCTATCGTTAAGCCCAGCGAACCCCCTGCAGGCATTGCCAAGCTTTCAGGGGCGCTCCATGCTGCCAATATCAGGCATTACATACTTGATGCAAATATTGAAGGTATCTACTATCTATTAAATAATGCCCCGAAACCTGTTGATACGTGGACAAGACGCGCTTCCCGTCACCTGTCTCGCAACCTTGAGGCTCTCAAAAACAGGGATATCTATAGAAATATTGACAGGTACAAACGGGCAATAATGGATGTAAACAGAATCCTTGAATCCGCTGCTGCTGGGACAGGGAGCAGGCTGAGTCTTGCTGATTATTATCATGCTGGTCTATCTCCGGTAAAAAGCAGTGACCTGATATACGTAGCGGAACACCCTGAGGAAAGTCCCTTTTATCCATATTTTTCAGTTCGCTTGTCCGAGTTTGTGAAAGGCGAGGGGATAACAACTGCAGGTTTTTCACTCAATTATCTTAGCCAGGCATTGACTGCTTTTGCTATGATTGGTTTTTTGAAACGTGAGTTCCCTCGCGTAAAAGTGATCATAGGCGGCGGTCTTATTACTTCCTGGATGAGAAACACGGGGTGGAAGAATCCCTTCGGCGGTCTTTTGGATCATTGTGTTTCCGGACCAGGGGAAATACCACTTCTCGAGATTCTCGGCAAGAAAATATCAAAAAAAAGTAATTACCGGCCATCCTATGACCTTATGCCAGTAAAAGACTATCTTTCTCCCGGATTTATTTTGCCGTTCAGCTCATCAACCGGATGCTACTGGGGCAAATGTACTTTTTGTCCGGAAAAAGCAGAGGGAAACAGATATTCACAAATCCGGCCCGATTCGGTGATTGATGACCTATCTTATCTTATTGACCGGCATGGTCCGGTTTTGATTCATTTAACGGATAATGCAATCAGTCCGGTAATGATGAAAAAAATTGTTGAACGCCCCCCGGGAGTTCCCTGGTATGGCTTTGTAAGAGTGGCTGAATACCTTGCAGATCCTTATTTTTGCAGAGCACTGAAGAACTCCGGTTGTGTTATGCTAAAGCTTGGCCTTGAATCGGGGGATCAACGTGTACTTGACTTTATGAATAAAGGCTGTGATGTGAAAACTGCTTCAAAGGTTCTTAAAACGATTAAGGAAGCGGGTATTTCCACTTATATCTATCTACTTTTTGGAACTCCTTCTGAAACGATAGATGAGGCAAGGAATACCCTTGATTTTGTTGTTAATCATAGTGATTTTATTGATTTTATGAATCTTGCTGTATTTAACCTCCCGGTGAACAGCTCTGAGGCAAGGAAAGTTAACACTGTTGATTTCTATGAAGGAGACCTTTCGCTCTATACTGATTTCAGACATCCTGCAGGATGGGGGAGGAGGCAGGTAAGAGATTTTCTCGATAAGGAGTTTAAAAGAGATCCTGCAGTGCAGTCAATTATACACAGGCAACCGCAATTCTTTACCTCAAATCATGCGCCTTTTTTTATGATGGATCAGAAGAATCATTAA
- a CDS encoding ferritin family protein produces the protein MEIFLQASDIIQFAIRIEEDGEIFYRKAALMMEDKRTGEIFNHLADEEVGHKKIFQDMLSKIGEYRPPESFQGEYLAYLRDYIDNKAVFTKDINNQQLSDVHDMLSAVSFAMQRELDSILYYQETKQFLSERHYVTIDNIIEEERKHFASLAEMKKTYQL, from the coding sequence ATGGAAATTTTTTTACAGGCAAGCGACATTATCCAATTTGCCATAAGGATAGAAGAGGACGGTGAAATATTTTACCGTAAAGCTGCTCTCATGATGGAAGATAAAAGAACAGGAGAAATTTTCAATCATCTTGCCGATGAAGAAGTGGGGCACAAGAAAATATTTCAGGACATGCTATCAAAAATAGGGGAGTACAGACCACCTGAGAGCTTTCAAGGGGAGTATCTTGCATATCTGCGTGACTACATAGACAACAAGGCAGTTTTTACAAAAGATATAAACAATCAGCAACTGTCCGATGTACACGATATGCTATCCGCTGTTAGTTTTGCTATGCAGCGTGAGTTGGATTCTATTTTGTATTATCAGGAGACAAAGCAATTCCTGTCGGAGAGGCATTATGTGACAATAGACAATATTATTGAAGAAGAGAGGAAACATTTTGCAAGTCTGGCTGAAATGAAAAAAACATATCAATTATAA